AATTTGGTTTGTACTGAGATTACTAGTGATGCATCCTTGCTTAGATGCAAGGTCAAGGGATAGAACATGTAATTGACCCTAAATAGTGGACACAAATGCAATTGGATGGTGTGATGGATTAGGGAAAGGGTTGTATTATAATAAGTATAGACATTTAAATGTTGAAGTATTATCTTGTGCTAATTATGTTCGGTTTATTACTGACGGAGGTTGACTTTAAGATTCTGCACTTGTGTTGGAAGCAACTTAGTAACACTAAGATGAAAGAGCCATAAAAGTAAAATATAGTTTTATGACACAGCATATGAGAAAATGTGGGCCAAGTGTTTTACCAGATTTCAAACAACTAAACCCTGTAATGATTTGATTGCATTGCAACTATGACAAGAAATCTAGTGTTTCATGAATGCACTAATCATATTGAAGTTTACTACCACCTTATCCAAGATTCTATTACCTTCAAAAGATTGGCATAGCATATACATGTTTTGAGGTACATATACGCTCCAACCTGAGGAGAATGTTAAAAACAATGAATTTAGTTCCAAATTGCTAGTTACTAATAAATTGTTAAACTTGGGATTTTATGTGCTATAATCTCATTGATAATCAATACAACATAATAGTTTGAATTGCTAGTTAGTAATTTATACATTCAGTTTAATTATTCATGATTGTCACCTCCTTCATTATCCTGAAGTCAACTTCATGTTTGAGGAGCACTGAATAAGAAAAATGTGGAACTGCATTTTGATTTTTGTGAATGTAAAGAATGTTTTAACATCATGTCTTTAATATGACCATCAATTCTTGATTTCAAATgtattttgattttgtgatggtctTTCAGATGCATTCTGGAATCAAATAACTTTGAGTTATATTGCATTTATATTGCTTCTGATGCTCTTGCCACTTTTAAGGTTAGTTAGCAACTTTTGGTTTTTGCATTTATATTTCATTATGTTGAACGTCAAAACCTTCTTCATGGCCTAGTACTTACCTATGCATGAACCTTTGGCAGGATTTgcttacaaaaaaaaatgaaacaacaGTCTCTCTGTTTCTGATTTCCTATTACGAATAGGGTAATTGCTAAGTTCTCCATATGCTACTCTTGTCAGTTATATTTCCTCTTAATCCAGAATAGAAGGATAGTtttctggaggaccgatctgctTGTTGCTTAACTTGTATCAGATGTGCTCATCTCATCGAAGTGCGTTGTTGCAGTTCTTCGAGCTTTCTGAGAAACTATTGGCCTTTCCAAAATATGTAACAAGAAGACAATCCTTAAAGGGTTGTTACTTTACTGATACGCTTATCTAGATTGAATGTTTGCTCCTTTTACTTTGTATTCATTTTTTAGATTCCCAAAATTCACAAACAATGAAAAAAAACATGCTACCGCCATGTTAGCGGCCCTTTCACGATTGCCTCATGCCATTGAGAGGGAGTTTAGCAGGAATTCAAATTGACGAGTGCATGGACAAGACCCACATAGGTGATGAAATTTCTTATTGAGTTTCAACTCTGGCCATTATGGTGATTATTCAATGCACTTACCAAGTAAGCCGGCCTTGGAGGCACAAACAATGAAGCGCTATGTTCAAGAGGCATGATGCTTAAAGACCATCGTGAGACCATTGAaggtaaacatttttttttttttttttttttcaaatttctagatgtatttatgttttaaaatagtGGCTTCAAAGTAGTAGGGATTAATCTGGGTCTACATGCAAGTCTTTTCCCTTTtaatgtttataaaaaaaaaaatgcatgccCGATCCTGTTTCGATCGGAGAGGAGACTCCCAAACCCCTAAAACATTCAAAACTATGAAAAACTCAGGCAAACGTAGGTACCATGATTGAGCTTGGTTAACAAATAGAGAGAGGGCTAGCTAGGTTTGATTCAACCAGTTCAAAAATAAATTGACCATTCTGTCGAATAACTATGGTGGAACATTCCCTTGATACTATTGTAAGTCATCTTCTCTTCCCTTGATCCACATTCCCTCCACAAAAGTAAACTTACGATATGGACTTAACAAAGAAGACCAACAAGTTAAAACGCTCCCAATCATTCGATTTTTTGTATACCAACAATCTAATATTAGTGGCTTAATTAGTGGATTTGTATAGATAAGAGACAACCATAACAAAAATCTCATAGAGTAATTCCTCATAAGATTTTCGCTCTTTTTCAATTTGTTTAATCGGGCCACGTAGGTTTGAATCTTATAAGTTTTACGTAAGATTTTTCTATTGGGGGCTCTTTTTCAATCCTTTTATCAGATCAATCGCTACCTTACACGACTTAAAATTGTCCCTTCTTTTATGAAGAATCTCTTAATAGAATTTATATTAAGCTAATAATGAAGGTCGGCTATTTATTAATGAGAAATTGTATTCTTATTTGTGTGGTAAAAAATTGATAACGCTCGTAGCACCGAGCTACCTTTTAGATGGAAGGAAGAACCTCAGGGATTCGAATCTTATATTCGAATGACAACTTGATTGTACCCATGATGGCGTGCATATTTCTTACTTAAACAATAAAGAAAAATGCCCAGAAGATGCGGACAAGTCGCAGTTACTTGCAAGATGGAGGAATAAAATATGAAGTAGAAAGTCAAAGGCAGAAGGCAAATTAGAGTGGTGGTGCTAGTAATGAGGACATTGGGAAGCTAAAGGTATGGGCACAATAAGAATGGCCACTAGTATAGCCCTCTATACTCTCCTTGTAATATTGTGTTCCAATAGCCTCGCAAAGCGCCACTACTACAGGACAAATCTTTGCTATCTTGTACTTGTTCTCTCGAGTTTAGGACCTTTAGGTTCGCACTTTCGTGGTGACATAAGGAAGAGATTTATCGATAAGGCAGAGATTTATTGTTGAGGTTATTTTTCAGATGATGAAGATAAAATTTAATACATTAtatgtatttattttctatttgtttagattttttattaagtttttatgtttcttctgttttttttccttttcttttcttctaattagcgtattaaaaaaattaaaatttaatggtGCAGCAGTTATGATTAAAGTTGCACCACTCTAGTGAAATTTTAGTCATATATTCCAAAGCTACTCCAAGGCTAGGGAGTACAGATAACTATTTTGGATATCAAATTATGAGTGGGGTAATATTCTAATGATTTTTAATATAGGTACGTTTTGATGATATGCATATGCAGAATTAGGGATGCTGTTTTGATTTTCTATTATAGAATTTTATTTGATTGtggtataaaaaatataaaaaaatctttatattttttttctgtgATTGTTCATTTGTATCTACTGCGACAACTTCTCATGCTGATGCTGATTTGCCCAAGTGGAGGGGTGGAGGGGGATAAACACTGACTAAGCTTTGCTGGACTAATGGAGAAAGTCGATCCACTCTAAGGAGGATAAAGAGAAACTAGAGGCAACTCAAGCACAAAGTGGTGCGACAAATTAGCAATAGATGTAGACATTCATGAACAAGGAGACAAAACAAATCAACAATGGAGGTAGACGCTTGCAGGCTGATAGTGGAGGTGGGGCAACTCACAAACAAGATGGGAACGAGTCCAATAAGATCTTGCAGAGACTTGTGTGGGAGAAGAGGGAAGTGGTGAAGTGAGAGAGACGACTTCCTCTCATTTTGAGCCAAAATCATCCTGTCCATAAAACCTAGAGAAGTTTGTCTGCACCTTAAACCATAAATGCTTGATTCATAAATTTGATATCCATAAGACTAGGCACAATTAAAGGCTACACGTTATTAGCTGGAAACCAATAAATAAAGATGCCTTGGACCCGACACAAGTTTGCAGATTCTTTATTGCATGATTTTCTCTGGGATAGTGCCGATGGTTGACTCATGTCATTTTTACATAATAATTAGGGATCAATTATCAGGAAGTGATGATTTAAATtattctatgtatatctatatTTATCTCTCTTTTTATTTATGGAGCTGGTAATAAAGAAATCGTTAAGGTagtagattaatttttttattattgttatatgCTTTTTCTTTTTGCCACCAAAAAGAGAGTGTCAATTTTAAAACAAGCTTGCCCATAATTCAATGAGTTGATAGAAAGTATATTTGAGAAACACCAACAAGAAACAAATTGATCAAAGAGATCATTTAGGAACCACCACTCAATTCAGTAGCATTGTAATTGGAAAAGAAACAGTGGCAGTTTGTCAAaatttctgtatttatttttCAGATATCTTGTGGGGGTCAATGCAAGCCAAAGAAATAAAGTATATCTTCTCAAGCATTAGACTAATCTGAACTCAAGTTTTCAGAAGTTAGCAGCTATCTTATTTCATCCACCTTCTAGCCCAAACAAAGTGAACTCATTTGCTTTCATGATGGTAGGGATGAAATTGCTGGGTTATATTGGAGGAAAAGCTTAGCTCGAACATACAGTTTCCCAGCAGCTAACTCCAGAGATTCCAACTGAAAGAAAATGGTCTGTCATAGGATTTCACGGCACTTTAAATGGATAATTAAGCGAACTAGTGCCGCTGCCCATTTGGCCAATtcctagattgatttatgaaTTTATGAAGAGGTTGCGGAGTGTTGCCCGCCTGCTTGGGTAAATCTTGCAACTCCATTACTTGAATTGTTCTTTGTTTTTTGGCTGCATCAGATGAAACATAAGACACCCATCAGTCTTTAGCAATCTTCCACTCAAACGAAACTAGACCATGAATAGACAAGTTAAGCAAACCATTTTCAGCTTGCTGATAGCCTTCATTAAGCTTCCTCTTTGCAGCTTCCAACTTAGCCTGAACTAACTCTTCCTCAGAGCATTTTGATCTCTAAAACAACATAGAGAAGTTTAGAGGCAATAGTAGTTTTAGTTTTTTTCAACATCCAGGTAAACTCACATTTTGTAGAATAGTTGGTGGCTTCTTTTGAAGTTTAGCAGTATCTCGTGGCAGTTTAATTTTCAATTGGGTGCATTTTTGTTTCTCAGAGGTAAGCTCTGCCAGTCTACCATGTGCAGATTCAGCAACCAAAGGCTTGGTTTGTTTGCTTACGATGTTTTGTGAGTTTGCTTGCCCTTTAGAGATTCTTTTTCCTCCAACCTGAAGTTTCACTTTGGAATTTGCTAGCTGCCTCCTCGTCTCTACTTGTTCTTCTACGACAATAGATTGTTTCTCAGGCTGTTGTTTCTTCACTGTTCCATGATTTTCTTCCGGGTCTCTTCCAATTTCCCATTTCTCATCAAGGTTGTTATTGTTTCTAAAATCTGCAGCAAATTGCAGGACGATGACATTGATAATTTAAGTAACTAAATAAGGAGAAGCCAAAAGGTGAAACCCAAGTACGCACTTCCATCATCATCCATTCCATCAAAGAACTTCGCAACCCAACCGTGAATGGCACATCAAATGGAACTAGGTCAGTGTATGCTCATGAATGGAAAACAACAATTGCAAAGGGGATATTCAATACAATCACATACCCCAGAAAGCATCATGGAGGTAGTAGGAGCAGCAAATAGAGCTCCCTCGTCTAATGGAGGAGATGGGAGCCCTGCCTCCTCATCCTCAGCATAAGGATTAAGAGAGTCTGAGATCCCTGTAAGTCGCAAATTCTCAATTAATTCAACATTTGGAATAGCACATGAAATCAGAATCATACAGACAATAACAAGACAACAGAAGGGGATATACTATACCAGTAATGACAGAAGTAGCACTGATCCATTCATCAACTATAACCTTCCAGCCACTGCACAAAAAGTAAATCAGATTGATATAAACATCTTAACGCATCTATGAATTTGCAATTACTTGCTTCCTATCTGCCTTCTGCATTTTCTGATTCACATAAAGCCAAGTATAACCTATTATTGAATACCCAGATTAAGGAAAGATGAAGCAGAGGAGCAGGTTCCTATTTGTCTGAAGGACACATCATTTGTTAAATCTGTACTACGCCTTAAATAAGATATTGTTATAGCCAAATGCTTCATAAACTAGGCTTGGATTATAAGGAATGAAAACTGTCCCTTGAACAGTAAATATTGTTTACTAGGAACTTAATTAGCAGCGGTATGAACTTATTGCAGAACATGTTCAAGATTGAGATTACTGTGTTAAATTCTACTGAAACATTGATTTTTATTCATGCAGCTGTATATCCAATGTATGTAATCAGATAAAATCAAAAGAAACTTACTCGATGAGAGATCGCGATAGGTGTCGAATTCGCTTAGAGTTGTGTTTGTGCAAAACATTAACAGCCTTTCCGATCTTGGTTTTCTACGTCACAAGAAAATTTAGAACATAAATATCAGTTTGAGTCGGTGTATCACAGTTGATGATGAGTAGAAATCAGATGAAGACTATATATAAGCACCTCGAGGACATCAACAGTAAGCTCCATTAGCTGCAGCTTCCTCAGCAACTCAAGCAAGACATCATCAGACTGAATAGTAGAACCAGGATATCAAAGAAAGATTATTTGATCATCTAAAGAACTCGAttgaatgcaaaaaaaaaaaaaaaaaaaagggagaagaagaagatctcTTTTAACAGTTTGTACCTGATCTTGATGGTCGGAAAGGATGTCCTTTATCCAGAGGACCTGTTCCAGCGTTCGGTCTTCCTCTTCCATCTCTGCGGTGAGGGCCGCCGCCTCGTCGGTGCAATTGCTGACGGCCCGATTGGAGAACTCGAGGTCGACAATGCAGCTATCGGCCTTGCTGTTCACGCTGCCCCTCCCCTCCTCGGCCTCGGCCTCGGCCCCTTGCGACGCGACGCGATCGCAACCGAAACACGGCGGAAGCAAGACGGTGTAGAACTTCTCGACAATCCCGTCCCGCTTGCTCCTGAACTCGTCAGGGTAGTCGGAGGCGGCGACGAAGATCGCGTGCTCGATCACCTCGAAGATGTCAGCCCCGCTGCTGCGGAAGAACCTCCGCCAGTAGTCCGCCGACACGGACGATCTCTCCATGGCGGCGACGGCGGTGAAATGAAGAGGTTTTGAGTAGGTTAAAGACCTAAAGATCGATTCTTGACCGCCGATTTCAAGCTCGGACAGGAAAAAGGTTCGAGCGCCACAAACCTTGGCGCCGATCGACCACAAATCCGATCGGCTTCCTGCTTTTTAAAGGAGCAAGTTCGATCGCCGCGGCGGTTGTTCCTTCCGATATCTTCGACTGACGCACTTATCAGAATCACCTTGACGATCGCAACCGCCGAATCGGGCTCTCCGGGAGATCTGATATAAGGCCCGAAATTACAGTAAAAATTCGATTTTTAGTTTCgatttttgatcgatcattgatTGGGTTCGCTACCTGGAGCGGTGCGATTCGTTAGGTAACAGGCAGCACACTTCGATTAAAAATACATTTttataagcttttaatttttaccgagtttttaaaaatataaataaaaaaaaacaatatcaaaacaaataaaaattgatattttccaaaaataatagtttttaaatataaaattgggAAAATTTACCAGGAGTCTCAATCATAAATAAAACTCTACCTGCAGTCTCATTGACAAAAATCTTTATTTCTACTCCCTATTCAAACATCATAAATGTTAATTTACCTAAttagttttgatatttttaaatataaaaaatttaaaaataaatataattcctcttcaattcagcacattaaattaaaatctaatatattttctatcaaattaattaagcatGACTCATTTATCAtctcaattaaataaaaaatatactagattttttttaaataatactcaattagataaaaaataaactagattttttttaaaatgatgttgaatttagggggaattatattaagtaagaaaaaaattatgctcaatttgataaaaaatatattcgattctagtttaaagtattGAATTTAACCGAAATTATACATATTTTAGACTTTGTGTATCTTAAAAAATATGAAGGgtaattttgattgaaaatatacttgattctaatttacagtgctgaatttaagagaaattatacttatttttaaatttttttaatctaaaaaaTATGAGGGGCAATTAgaaaatcgtactcaatttgatagaaaatatactcgattttattttaaagtgttgaatttaataggaattatatatgtttttgaactttttgtacctaaaaaatatgagataattttaatagaaaatatattcgattctagtttaaaatactaaatttaagaaaaattatatttattttaaaattttgatattaaaaaatttatgggGTGATTAGATAATAATATTtactatattttttattttttttaaaaaaatattctctaGATTCTCATTAAGCTCCCATTGGCCATTGCTGACTTGCGTTGGGTGAGGAAGCTATTCTCATggtgggattttttttttaagaatatgaTTTTAAGTGTTTTTTTACAGTGAAAAGAcaaatgatatatatattttttttacgaCGAGGGGGCGGTGGGAGAGGTCAGTCAAATTTTTACAGTTGGAGATGCTAtagtaaatttaaaaagtttaaaccATATCTTCTAATTTCTAAATAAATACATTGGTCCGTCATTGACTtgctataaatttaaaatataataaataaaagataaataaaatttaactccaattttcaaaaattttaatttgtagatttatcttttttataattaaaattaatatttcacAATTTGACTTATTCTTATATtactttatttttgtaaaaaaaaaaaaaaaaaaaaaaaaaaaatgaaatctcaCATAATTCATGGAAATGATGGCTTGTACATTTGTATATTTTACCTTTGTTTATCTGttacaaaattaataaaattatagatgtatatatttttttctcatttatttattaaaaaatgaaCCGAcagatcaataatttttttataaattattttttaccgTTTATTAGAACTAAGAGATGGATTATTCatgattataattaaatcatGATCATGATTtgatcataattaattatgatttttcacTGAATTTATCATCCTCCTAGATTATAGTTTAGGTCGGGACATACAGCCAGACCACCCACCACTCGGCACCTGGTAGCCTGGTTACTTGCCTACCTCCAGCGGCCTCTGGGTGACCTCCGACCGTCCGTCCCGACTTAAACTATAACCTGGAGGGACGGTGAATTCAAAGAGAGATCGCAATAAATTACAATAAGATCGCAATCACGATTCAACCGTAATTACGAGTGGTTCATCCCCTAGTTTGCTATTTTGTAGACCAAAGACCAAATCTCCTGGTTCACAAAAAAAATAGATTAGGGGATGGACCACTCGTAATTACAGTTGGATAGTAGTCGTAATGCTGTCGTAATTGGTTGAGATCCCTCGGATTCATTGTTCCCACCAAATTATTGTTTGGGTCGAAATAAATGACCGGAGGTCATCCAGAGGCCGCCAGAAATGCACAAGTATGTAAATTACCGAACGCTAAGTGAGAAACGACTTCTGATCATTTGTTCTGactcaaattataatttaatagaAATGATAAATTCAAGAAGACATCGTAACTAATTAGGTTGAATCATAATTAGTATCTAATCATAATTACGAGAGAACTATTTACTTGGTCTATAGTTTGCTTAGTAGGACATCTGCTCCCGAGGTGAGATGGCCACTTGTGAAGTCGTGGGGTGTTGCTCGCGTGTCGTGAGCCTGCAGCTATAATAGTAAGATGATTAAACTAAAATAActaacaaaatgaaacttaaactaaatatTAAGTAATTCAGTTTAAATTAATGATATTTGTGAGATTTAATACACGGTACATGTGCACTATTAAATTTGACAAGAACAATATAGTATTGAGACAAAGGGTCGCGATCCCGCGAGGGTGAGCTAACCCCAAAAATCCGTCCTCAGTTCGGATTGCAGGCTGCAACTCGTCTGCATGAAGCCGGAATCGCTAGTAATCGCCGGTCAGCCATACGGCGGTGAATTCGTTCCCGGGCCTTGTACACACCGCCCGTCACACTATGGGAGCTGGCCATGCCCGAAGTCGTTACCTTAACCGCAAGGAGGGGGATGCCGAAGGCGGGGCTAGTGACTGGAGTGAAGTCGTAACAAGGTAGCCGTACTGGAAGGTGCGGCTGGATCACCTCCTTTTCAGGGAGAGCTAATGCTTATGCTTGTTGAGTATTTTGGTTTGACACTGCTTCACACCCCAAAAGAAGCGAGTTACGTCTGAGCTAAGCTTGGATATGGAAGTCTTCTTTCGTTTCTCGACGGTGAAGTAAGACCAAGCTCATGAGCTTATTATCCTAGGTCGGAACAAGTTAGTTGATAGGATCCCCTTTTTTACGTCCCCATGTGACGTGTTCATTATGTTTTTTAAgacatataatttctcttattataaaatgataaaaatattttacaatcTCTGTCGTCGATAGAGGTCAGTGATAGTACTGGCCGGTGGAGTTGGTACTAAGTGATGGAGGCAGTGGTCAGATGGTTGACTGGCAGTGGTAATAATATCGATGATCgattaatatagaaataaattaagaatatatttgatatttaaattttaattaaatattaaatttaaaatataattaaattatatgaTGTTGATcttataatttagattataaaattttatcacaatttaaaaggacattaaataaaattattaatattata
This window of the Zingiber officinale cultivar Zhangliang chromosome 3B, Zo_v1.1, whole genome shotgun sequence genome carries:
- the LOC121967223 gene encoding probable mediator of RNA polymerase II transcription subunit 26b; the encoded protein is MERSSVSADYWRRFFRSSGADIFEVIEHAIFVAASDYPDEFRSKRDGIVEKFYTVLLPPCFGCDRVASQGAEAEAEEGRGSVNSKADSCIVDLEFSNRAVSNCTDEAAALTAEMEEEDRTLEQVLWIKDILSDHQDQSDDVLLELLRKLQLMELTVDVLEKTKIGKAVNVLHKHNSKRIRHLSRSLIDGWKVIVDEWISATSVITGISDSLNPYAEDEEAGLPSPPLDEGALFAAPTTSMMLSGFFDGMDDDGNFRNNNNLDEKWEIGRDPEENHGTVKKQQPEKQSIVVEEQVETRRQLANSKVKLQVGGKRISKGQANSQNIVSKQTKPLVAESAHGRLAELTSEKQKCTQLKIKLPRDTAKLQKKPPTILQNRSKCSEEELVQAKLEAAKRKLNEGYQQAENAKKQRTIQVMELQDLPKQAGNTPQPLHKFINQSRNWPNGQRH